GAGCCGGGCAACAGCACGTACAAAGACCGCGTCCGGCAGACGGCGTATCCCGTGCAAAAATTGGCCGGCCTGCTTTTCGCCTACATGGGCCCCAAGCCCGCCCCACTGCTTCCCGCTTACGACGTGCTGGTACGCAAGGACGGCGAGCGGCGGATCGTCGTGCTGCCGCAGCTCGACTGCAACTGGCTCCAGCCGATGGAAAACTCGGTCGATCCGACGCACACCCATTATCTTCACGGTGTCGGAAAAGGGAAGCCGGTGCACGGCGAGCGGCAGGCGGAGATAAAAAAATACGAGTTCGAAGTCTTCGATTACGGCATCATGAAAAAGCGCCTGGCCGCCAATGGCGACGGAGAACTTTCAGTGGTTAACCAGCATCCGCTGGTTTTTCCCAACATGCTCCGGCAATGCCATGGGCGCGAGCACTACTTGCAATACCGCGTGCCGGTGGACGACACGCACACGCTTTTTTTCGAAATCTATTTTCTCGAATCCAAAAACAGAGCGGCGATCGATCAGCCGGAGGATCCGCCGGTGAATCACGCGGCGCCGGCCAAAACACCGGACGGAGTTTACAAGATGGAAAAGGTCTGGATGCAGGACTACATGGCGTGGGAGACGGCGGGGCCGATCTACGAGCGCAGCCGCGAGCATCTCGCGACGGCGGACCGGGGCATTCTGCTCTATCGCAAGATGCTCAAGGCGGAGATCGA
This genomic window from Candidatus Binatia bacterium contains:
- a CDS encoding Rieske 2Fe-2S domain-containing protein, translated to MLSKKENERLARVGPGTPAGELLRRYWHPIAVAAELDGRPPRHVRMLGEDLVLYKGDGGYGLLAARCAHRGASLAYGRIEGDNIRCPYHGWMYARDGKCVEQPAEPGNSTYKDRVRQTAYPVQKLAGLLFAYMGPKPAPLLPAYDVLVRKDGERRIVVLPQLDCNWLQPMENSVDPTHTHYLHGVGKGKPVHGERQAEIKKYEFEVFDYGIMKKRLAANGDGELSVVNQHPLVFPNMLRQCHGREHYLQYRVPVDDTHTLFFEIYFLESKNRAAIDQPEDPPVNHAAPAKTPDGVYKMEKVWMQDYMAWETAGPIYERSREHLATADRGILLYRKMLKAEIDKVRRGKDPMGVMRDASKNRLIAFHTITDSKREVGRGR